In a genomic window of Ranitomeya imitator isolate aRanImi1 chromosome 5, aRanImi1.pri, whole genome shotgun sequence:
- the PPP3R1 gene encoding calcineurin subunit B type 1 isoform X2 codes for MGNEASYPLEMCSHFDADEIKRLGKRFKKLDLDNSGSLSVEEFMSLPELQQNPLVQRVIDIFDTDGNGEVDFKEFIEGVSQFSVKGDKEQKLRFAFRIYDMDKDGYISNGELFQVLKMMVGNNLKDTQLQQIVDKTIINADKDGDGRISFEEFCAVVGGLDIHKKMVVDV; via the exons TTGATGCTGATGAGATCAAACGGCTGGGGAAAAGGTTTAAGAAACTCGATTTGGACAATTCTGGCTCTCTGAGCGTAGAGGAGTTCATGTCGTTACCCGAGCTGCAGCAGAACCCGCTCGTCCAGCGAGTAATAGACATATTTGATACTGACGGCAATGGAGAGGTCGACTTTAAAG AGTTCATTGAAGGAGTGTCCCAGTTCAGTGTGAAGGGCGACAAGGAGCAGAAGCTGCGGT TCGCTTTCCGTATCTATGACATGGACAAGGACGGCTACATCTCCAACGGCGAGCTTTTCCAAGTATTGAAGATGATGGTGGGAAACAATCTGAAAGACACCCAGCTACAGCAGATAGTAGACAAAACGATTATCAATGCAGATAAAGATGGAGACGGGAGGATATCTTTCGAAGAGTTTTGTGCT GTGGTAGGAGGTTTAGATATCCACAAAAAGATGGTGGTCGATGTGTGA